In Nematostella vectensis chromosome 11, jaNemVect1.1, whole genome shotgun sequence, a genomic segment contains:
- the LOC5505464 gene encoding glutamate-rich protein 3 isoform X1 has protein sequence MSHAAPGPLEAYNSLQDKHLAGYFNNLRMKKHLKKSGLVSKNGRIIDEKTYRLSMAKKEHRKHVRDLLATAIIHKALDMERTRQYEIRKRLDEVYKVELVQRVKDERKRKGDEDILPLLTPRERSARRSKIRARPVTAPAVTSSVQPSELTYDDSTGKLYYTVGPSGQETAMNTYLRDDEDPNDGSPYARSYPGTYPVPAPPTTGTPRHRSATTPRRKLKLQRYHYLARTEPAVAHRVQLQSMAEVTMKFLGPSLVLTNSMFPEDRLSEVMVLQQHCGGSTLCVFRELLPPSTIFTFISRRHRGAPFGLTFYIDGMQDIRLSSCCEYKHKPGHILGGRNGHFQFVQVEGAAPCYRCQVASGVRNQKRKTSRESEQDDKTFSTQNEEENPENQETFNVIITKINTEDDEKDGVSCIRVKATPNGYTVAIPQSRGEKVDSSTQTPRGDEESKNQETDGEDKDEASKDEKDEDPKEDVAAEKYEDDQFDEDDDDDKKDDDDDKKDDDDDKKDAEKEDKDESGNESDSSSSSSSSSSSSSDDDDSDHDKDADDDDEKKDKDEYKDDFESEKDEEKEKEPAEAEEVIEDATEPKEVVGDTVDIKEEEDIPDETEGPEKSEEPPVSVQEEAEELSDEMKPKRTVSFDEDVKVIDSPSVPEVEEEESNANAEVESKETNAEIPEEDNETPEKEDESAVTEEQAEESTTEASENEIAKDEAAVDDPQVVDEPDKEATTDEAPSDKSEEKEDPSETKEDDDNKKEGAQESPEITSPVEDEVDGTEEKGDSELEVVSPVPSDSSSSSSSSEDEKDDKDEPDHDPGNDPDNVSDKLPDQALKTIGVEPGNKHEGSIQPAIEGKKDIEFTGVSFTPEQVDELAAAITTKEDVTSITLRNATIDDEAIEKLAAALKTTQSIKMLNLNVNKVGPEGAKHVAEVIKSAKSLRMLLLHGNPLTNEGVCTIVDAILGSPESSITNLDLGDCGMTDEGAGYIARLLENNLTVSDLTISCNLIGHEGCKKIGKALEQSTALKALSLDFCQLGDDDSEIIAEALKKSTSLRSLDLEGNKIGDKGGTSFLEALKVNESLVDLTLMPVNDISRHIHEEIKELLQGRAKQRPSTSSRKSDTPPSETEVREEEQASVDAPPESESSVNANTDAKQRYMDDVDGAVDSAKKEEPPKDEDQPGDVEPPISDSKDADDKTSDAADEATAPKVESSQDDIHNVNETPQGSHGDGVDSPQEATTDEPEPKQGAEMGGDAEVDNSS, from the exons ATGAGTCACGCGGCTCCGGG TCCCCTTGAAGCTTATAACAGCTTACAGGACAAGCATCTAGCAGGGTACTTTAACAACTTGCGCATGAAAAAGCACCTTAAAAAATCTGGGCTG gtATCAAAAAATGGGCGTATTATTGATGAGAAGACCTATCGACTCTCCATGGCCAAGAAAGAACATAGAAAACATGTGCGAGATCTGTTAGCAACAGCCATTATACACAAAGCACTAGACATGGAG CGAACCAGACAATATGAGATAAGAAAGCGCTTGGATGAGGTTTACAAGGTTGAGCTTGTACAAAGAGTTAAG GatgagagaaaaagaaaaggagaTGAGGATATTCTTCCATTATTGACCCCCCGTGAGCGCTCAGCACGGCGTTCCAAGATAAGGGCACGCCCAGTGACAGCGCCTGCTGTCACCTCTAGTGTTCAACCCTCAGAGTTAACATATGATGACTCTACGGGGAAACTATACTACACG gTTGGGCCAAGTGGACAGGAAACTGCCATGAACACATATCTGCGAGATGACGAGGACCCTAATGATGGCTCCCCTTATGCACGATCTTATCCTGGGACATACCCTGTACCAGCCCCACCCACCACAGGAACTCCTCGTCACAGGTCTGCAACCACACCCAGGAGAAAACTCAAGTTACAACGA TACCACTACCTGGCAAGAACAGAGCCTGCGGTAGCTCATAGAGTCCAGCTACAGTCGATGGCCGAAGTGACCATGAAGTTCCTGGGTCCAAGTCTTGTTCTCACCAATAGCATGTTTCCTGAGGATCGACTGTCAGAGGTCATGGTTCTACAACAGCATTGTGGTGGCAGCACTCTATGTGTTTTCAGGGAGCTGCTCCCCCCAAGCA CGATTTTCACATTCATATCTCGTCGACACCGTGGCGCTCCATTTGGCTTAACCTTCTACATAGATGGAATGCAGGACATCCGTCTTAGCTCGTGTTGCGAGTACAAGCACAAGCCAGGGCACATATTAGGTGGGAGGAATGGCCACTTCCAATTTGTACAAGTAGAGGGTGCAGCACCGTGTTATAG ATGCCAAGTTGCATCTGGGGTACGTAATCAGAAACGTAAGACGAGTCGAGAATCAGAACAAGATGACAAGACTTTTAGCACTCAG AATGAAGAAGAGAACCCGGAAAACCAAGAGACATTTAATGTCATAATTACAAAGATCAATACTGAAGACGATGAGAAAGATG GTGTGTCTTGCATTAGGGTCAAAGCCACGCCCAACGGCTATACTGTGGCTATCCCTC AATCACGGGGTGAGAAAGTTGACTCTTCCACACAAACGCCACGAGGGGACGAAGAAAGCAAAAACCAAGAGACGGATGGCGAAGACAAGGACGAAGCCTCAAAGGACGAGAAAGATGAAG ATCCAAAAGAAGATGTTGCGGCTGAAAAGTACGAGGATGACCAGTTCgacgaagatgatgatgatgacaagaaagatgatgatgatgacaagaaagatgatgacgatgacaagAAAGACGCGGAGAAGGAAGACAAGGACGAAAGCGGCAACGAGAGTGACTCGTCCAGCTCTAGTTCATCAAGCAGTAGCAgtagtagtgatgatgatgacagcgATCATGATAAAGACGcggatgatgacgatgagaaaaaagacaaagatGAATACAAAGATGATTTTGAGTCGGAAAAGGACGAGGAgaag GAGAAAGAGCCTGCGGAAGCAGAAGAAGTGATCGAAGATGCCACTGAACCAAAAGAGGTGGTTGGAGATACTGTAGACATAAAAGAGGAGGAAGATATCCCTGACGAGACTGAAGGGCCAGAAAAATCGGAAGAACCACCCGTTTCTGTACAAGAG GAAGCTGAAGAGCTGTCTGACGAAATGAAACCAAAGAGGACTGTATCGTTTGACGAAGATGTAAAAGTGATCGATAGTCCATCGGTTCCTGAGGTCGAAGAGGAAGAGAGTAACGCAAATGCTGAAGTCGAGTCCAAGGAAACCAATGCTGAG ATTCCAGAAGAAGACAATGAAACACCAGAGAAGGAAGATGAATCAGCAGTCACTGAGGAACAAGCAGAAGAATCCACCACGGAGGCTTCAGAGAACGAGATCGCTAAAGATGAGGCGGCAGTGGATGATCCTCAAGTGGTAGATGAGCCAGACAAGGAAGCGACAACAGATGAGGCACCAAGCGATAAGTCAGAAGAGAAGGAGGATCCATCTGAGACAAAGGAAGATGACGATAATAAGAAAGAAG GTGCTCAGGAAAGTCCAGAAATAACATCCCCGGTGGAGGATGAAGTTGATGGCACTGAAGAGAAAGGTGACTCAGAGCTTGAGGTTGTTTCTCCGGTCCCAAGTGATAGCAGCtccagcagcagcagcagtgAAGATGAGAAAG aCGATAAAGACGAGCCAGACCATGACCCTGGCAATGATCCCGATAACGTGTCAGACAAGCTGCCCGACCAGGCATTGAAAACAATCGGAGTAGAGCCTGGGAATAAACACGAGGGCTCCATTCAGCCAGCTATCGAAGGAAAGAAGGATATCGAGTTCACTGGCGTATCGTTTACTCCAGAACAG GTCGATGAATTAGCAGCTGCCATCACCACCAAAGAAGACGTCACCTCCATCACGTTACGAAACGCTACCATTGACGACGAGGCAATCGAGAAGCTTGCGGCTGCACTAAAGACCACTCAAAGCATCAAG ATGCTCAATCTGAATGTGAATAAAGTCGGTCCAGAAGGAGCTAAACACGTGGCAGAAGTCATCAAGAGTGCCAAGTCACTTCGGATGCTGCT ACTTCACGGAAATCCTTTGACAAATGAAGGAGTTTGCACCATCGTGGATGCAATTCTGGGATCACCGGAATCGTCCATCACGAACCTCGATTTAGGGGACTGTGGAATGACGGATGAGGGAGCAGGTTACATTGCCCGACTCCTGGAGAACAACTTGACTGTTAGCGATCTGACTATCAGCTGTAATTTGATTGGTCATGAGGGCTGTAAGAAAATTGGCAAAGCTCTGGAGCAGAGCACGGCCCTTAAGGCATTATCTCTTGACTTCTGTCAACTTGGAGATGACGACTCCGAAATAATCGCTGAAGCTTTGAAAAAGAGCACCTCTCTTCGATCACTCGATCTCGAAGGGAATAAAATTGGGGACAAAGGAGGAACCAGTTTCTTAGAGGCTCTCAAAGTAAATGAATCTCTAGTGGACCTAACGCTTATGCCGGTCAATGATATCTCTAGACATATCCATGAGGAGATCAAAGAATTATTACAAGGCAGAGCTAAGCAAAGACCTAGTACTAGTTCCAGAAAATCGGACACTCCACCATCGGAGACTGAAGTGAGGGAGGAAGAACAAGCTTCAGTTGATGCTCCTCCCGAGAGTGAGTCTTCCGTTAACGCTAATACTGATGCTAAGCAGAGGTATATGGATGATGTTGATGGGGCCGTTGATTCTGCAAAGAAGGAGGAGCCACCCAAGGATGAGGACCAACCTGGCGATGTCGAGCCCCCAATTAGTGATTCAAAGGATGCTGACGACAAGACTTCGGACGCCGCTGATGAGGCAACCGCGCCAAAAGTTGAAAGCTCACAGGATGATATCCATAATGTTAACGAaacaccacagggatcccacgGTGATGGGGTAGactcaccacaggaagccaCTACTGATGAGCCAGAGCCAAAACAGGGAGCGGAAATGGGTGGTGACGCTGAGGTAGACAACTCGAGTTGA
- the LOC5505464 gene encoding glutamate-rich protein 3 isoform X3, whose protein sequence is MNTYLRDDEDPNDGSPYARSYPGTYPVPAPPTTGTPRHRSATTPRRKLKLQRYHYLARTEPAVAHRVQLQSMAEVTMKFLGPSLVLTNSMFPEDRLSEVMVLQQHCGGSTLCVFRELLPPSTIFTFISRRHRGAPFGLTFYIDGMQDIRLSSCCEYKHKPGHILGGRNGHFQFVQVEGAAPCYRCQVASGVRNQKRKTSRESEQDDKTFSTQNEEENPENQETFNVIITKINTEDDEKDGVSCIRVKATPNGYTVAIPQSRGEKVDSSTQTPRGDEESKNQETDGEDKDEASKDEKDEDPKEDVAAEKYEDDQFDEDDDDDKKDDDDDKKDDDDDKKDAEKEDKDESGNESDSSSSSSSSSSSSSDDDDSDHDKDADDDDEKKDKDEYKDDFESEKDEEKEKEPAEAEEVIEDATEPKEVVGDTVDIKEEEDIPDETEGPEKSEEPPVSVQEEAEELSDEMKPKRTVSFDEDVKVIDSPSVPEVEEEESNANAEVESKETNAEIPEEDNETPEKEDESAVTEEQAEESTTEASENEIAKDEAAVDDPQVVDEPDKEATTDEAPSDKSEEKEDPSETKEDDDNKKEGAQESPEITSPVEDEVDGTEEKGDSELEVVSPVPSDSSSSSSSSEDEKDDKDEPDHDPGNDPDNVSDKLPDQALKTIGVEPGNKHEGSIQPAIEGKKDIEFTGVSFTPEQVDELAAAITTKEDVTSITLRNATIDDEAIEKLAAALKTTQSIKMLNLNVNKVGPEGAKHVAEVIKSAKSLRMLLLHGNPLTNEGVCTIVDAILGSPESSITNLDLGDCGMTDEGAGYIARLLENNLTVSDLTISCNLIGHEGCKKIGKALEQSTALKALSLDFCQLGDDDSEIIAEALKKSTSLRSLDLEGNKIGDKGGTSFLEALKVNESLVDLTLMPVNDISRHIHEEIKELLQGRAKQRPSTSSRKSDTPPSETEVREEEQASVDAPPESESSVNANTDAKQRYMDDVDGAVDSAKKEEPPKDEDQPGDVEPPISDSKDADDKTSDAADEATAPKVESSQDDIHNVNETPQGSHGDGVDSPQEATTDEPEPKQGAEMGGDAEVDNSS, encoded by the exons ATGAACACATATCTGCGAGATGACGAGGACCCTAATGATGGCTCCCCTTATGCACGATCTTATCCTGGGACATACCCTGTACCAGCCCCACCCACCACAGGAACTCCTCGTCACAGGTCTGCAACCACACCCAGGAGAAAACTCAAGTTACAACGA TACCACTACCTGGCAAGAACAGAGCCTGCGGTAGCTCATAGAGTCCAGCTACAGTCGATGGCCGAAGTGACCATGAAGTTCCTGGGTCCAAGTCTTGTTCTCACCAATAGCATGTTTCCTGAGGATCGACTGTCAGAGGTCATGGTTCTACAACAGCATTGTGGTGGCAGCACTCTATGTGTTTTCAGGGAGCTGCTCCCCCCAAGCA CGATTTTCACATTCATATCTCGTCGACACCGTGGCGCTCCATTTGGCTTAACCTTCTACATAGATGGAATGCAGGACATCCGTCTTAGCTCGTGTTGCGAGTACAAGCACAAGCCAGGGCACATATTAGGTGGGAGGAATGGCCACTTCCAATTTGTACAAGTAGAGGGTGCAGCACCGTGTTATAG ATGCCAAGTTGCATCTGGGGTACGTAATCAGAAACGTAAGACGAGTCGAGAATCAGAACAAGATGACAAGACTTTTAGCACTCAG AATGAAGAAGAGAACCCGGAAAACCAAGAGACATTTAATGTCATAATTACAAAGATCAATACTGAAGACGATGAGAAAGATG GTGTGTCTTGCATTAGGGTCAAAGCCACGCCCAACGGCTATACTGTGGCTATCCCTC AATCACGGGGTGAGAAAGTTGACTCTTCCACACAAACGCCACGAGGGGACGAAGAAAGCAAAAACCAAGAGACGGATGGCGAAGACAAGGACGAAGCCTCAAAGGACGAGAAAGATGAAG ATCCAAAAGAAGATGTTGCGGCTGAAAAGTACGAGGATGACCAGTTCgacgaagatgatgatgatgacaagaaagatgatgatgatgacaagaaagatgatgacgatgacaagAAAGACGCGGAGAAGGAAGACAAGGACGAAAGCGGCAACGAGAGTGACTCGTCCAGCTCTAGTTCATCAAGCAGTAGCAgtagtagtgatgatgatgacagcgATCATGATAAAGACGcggatgatgacgatgagaaaaaagacaaagatGAATACAAAGATGATTTTGAGTCGGAAAAGGACGAGGAgaag GAGAAAGAGCCTGCGGAAGCAGAAGAAGTGATCGAAGATGCCACTGAACCAAAAGAGGTGGTTGGAGATACTGTAGACATAAAAGAGGAGGAAGATATCCCTGACGAGACTGAAGGGCCAGAAAAATCGGAAGAACCACCCGTTTCTGTACAAGAG GAAGCTGAAGAGCTGTCTGACGAAATGAAACCAAAGAGGACTGTATCGTTTGACGAAGATGTAAAAGTGATCGATAGTCCATCGGTTCCTGAGGTCGAAGAGGAAGAGAGTAACGCAAATGCTGAAGTCGAGTCCAAGGAAACCAATGCTGAG ATTCCAGAAGAAGACAATGAAACACCAGAGAAGGAAGATGAATCAGCAGTCACTGAGGAACAAGCAGAAGAATCCACCACGGAGGCTTCAGAGAACGAGATCGCTAAAGATGAGGCGGCAGTGGATGATCCTCAAGTGGTAGATGAGCCAGACAAGGAAGCGACAACAGATGAGGCACCAAGCGATAAGTCAGAAGAGAAGGAGGATCCATCTGAGACAAAGGAAGATGACGATAATAAGAAAGAAG GTGCTCAGGAAAGTCCAGAAATAACATCCCCGGTGGAGGATGAAGTTGATGGCACTGAAGAGAAAGGTGACTCAGAGCTTGAGGTTGTTTCTCCGGTCCCAAGTGATAGCAGCtccagcagcagcagcagtgAAGATGAGAAAG aCGATAAAGACGAGCCAGACCATGACCCTGGCAATGATCCCGATAACGTGTCAGACAAGCTGCCCGACCAGGCATTGAAAACAATCGGAGTAGAGCCTGGGAATAAACACGAGGGCTCCATTCAGCCAGCTATCGAAGGAAAGAAGGATATCGAGTTCACTGGCGTATCGTTTACTCCAGAACAG GTCGATGAATTAGCAGCTGCCATCACCACCAAAGAAGACGTCACCTCCATCACGTTACGAAACGCTACCATTGACGACGAGGCAATCGAGAAGCTTGCGGCTGCACTAAAGACCACTCAAAGCATCAAG ATGCTCAATCTGAATGTGAATAAAGTCGGTCCAGAAGGAGCTAAACACGTGGCAGAAGTCATCAAGAGTGCCAAGTCACTTCGGATGCTGCT ACTTCACGGAAATCCTTTGACAAATGAAGGAGTTTGCACCATCGTGGATGCAATTCTGGGATCACCGGAATCGTCCATCACGAACCTCGATTTAGGGGACTGTGGAATGACGGATGAGGGAGCAGGTTACATTGCCCGACTCCTGGAGAACAACTTGACTGTTAGCGATCTGACTATCAGCTGTAATTTGATTGGTCATGAGGGCTGTAAGAAAATTGGCAAAGCTCTGGAGCAGAGCACGGCCCTTAAGGCATTATCTCTTGACTTCTGTCAACTTGGAGATGACGACTCCGAAATAATCGCTGAAGCTTTGAAAAAGAGCACCTCTCTTCGATCACTCGATCTCGAAGGGAATAAAATTGGGGACAAAGGAGGAACCAGTTTCTTAGAGGCTCTCAAAGTAAATGAATCTCTAGTGGACCTAACGCTTATGCCGGTCAATGATATCTCTAGACATATCCATGAGGAGATCAAAGAATTATTACAAGGCAGAGCTAAGCAAAGACCTAGTACTAGTTCCAGAAAATCGGACACTCCACCATCGGAGACTGAAGTGAGGGAGGAAGAACAAGCTTCAGTTGATGCTCCTCCCGAGAGTGAGTCTTCCGTTAACGCTAATACTGATGCTAAGCAGAGGTATATGGATGATGTTGATGGGGCCGTTGATTCTGCAAAGAAGGAGGAGCCACCCAAGGATGAGGACCAACCTGGCGATGTCGAGCCCCCAATTAGTGATTCAAAGGATGCTGACGACAAGACTTCGGACGCCGCTGATGAGGCAACCGCGCCAAAAGTTGAAAGCTCACAGGATGATATCCATAATGTTAACGAaacaccacagggatcccacgGTGATGGGGTAGactcaccacaggaagccaCTACTGATGAGCCAGAGCCAAAACAGGGAGCGGAAATGGGTGGTGACGCTGAGGTAGACAACTCGAGTTGA
- the LOC5505464 gene encoding glutamate-rich protein 3 isoform X2, giving the protein MSHAAPGPLEAYNSLQDKHLAGYFNNLRMKKHLKKSGLVSKNGRIIDEKTYRLSMAKKEHRKHVRDLLATAIIHKALDMERTRQYEIRKRLDEVYKVELVQRVKDERKRKGDEDILPLLTPRERSARRSKIRARPVTAPAVTSSVQPSELTYDDSTGKLYYTVGPSGQETAMNTYLRDDEDPNDGSPYARSYPGTYPVPAPPTTGTPRHRSATTPRRKLKLQRYHYLARTEPAVAHRVQLQSMAEVTMKFLGPSLVLTNSMFPEDRLSEVMVLQQHCGGSTLCVFRELLPPSTIFTFISRRHRGAPFGLTFYIDGMQDIRLSSCCEYKHKPGHILGGRNGHFQFVQVEGAAPCYRCQVASGVRNQKRKTSRESEQDDKTFSTQNEEENPENQETFNVIITKINTEDDEKDESRGEKVDSSTQTPRGDEESKNQETDGEDKDEASKDEKDEDPKEDVAAEKYEDDQFDEDDDDDKKDDDDDKKDDDDDKKDAEKEDKDESGNESDSSSSSSSSSSSSSDDDDSDHDKDADDDDEKKDKDEYKDDFESEKDEEKEKEPAEAEEVIEDATEPKEVVGDTVDIKEEEDIPDETEGPEKSEEPPVSVQEEAEELSDEMKPKRTVSFDEDVKVIDSPSVPEVEEEESNANAEVESKETNAEIPEEDNETPEKEDESAVTEEQAEESTTEASENEIAKDEAAVDDPQVVDEPDKEATTDEAPSDKSEEKEDPSETKEDDDNKKEGAQESPEITSPVEDEVDGTEEKGDSELEVVSPVPSDSSSSSSSSEDEKDDKDEPDHDPGNDPDNVSDKLPDQALKTIGVEPGNKHEGSIQPAIEGKKDIEFTGVSFTPEQVDELAAAITTKEDVTSITLRNATIDDEAIEKLAAALKTTQSIKMLNLNVNKVGPEGAKHVAEVIKSAKSLRMLLLHGNPLTNEGVCTIVDAILGSPESSITNLDLGDCGMTDEGAGYIARLLENNLTVSDLTISCNLIGHEGCKKIGKALEQSTALKALSLDFCQLGDDDSEIIAEALKKSTSLRSLDLEGNKIGDKGGTSFLEALKVNESLVDLTLMPVNDISRHIHEEIKELLQGRAKQRPSTSSRKSDTPPSETEVREEEQASVDAPPESESSVNANTDAKQRYMDDVDGAVDSAKKEEPPKDEDQPGDVEPPISDSKDADDKTSDAADEATAPKVESSQDDIHNVNETPQGSHGDGVDSPQEATTDEPEPKQGAEMGGDAEVDNSS; this is encoded by the exons ATGAGTCACGCGGCTCCGGG TCCCCTTGAAGCTTATAACAGCTTACAGGACAAGCATCTAGCAGGGTACTTTAACAACTTGCGCATGAAAAAGCACCTTAAAAAATCTGGGCTG gtATCAAAAAATGGGCGTATTATTGATGAGAAGACCTATCGACTCTCCATGGCCAAGAAAGAACATAGAAAACATGTGCGAGATCTGTTAGCAACAGCCATTATACACAAAGCACTAGACATGGAG CGAACCAGACAATATGAGATAAGAAAGCGCTTGGATGAGGTTTACAAGGTTGAGCTTGTACAAAGAGTTAAG GatgagagaaaaagaaaaggagaTGAGGATATTCTTCCATTATTGACCCCCCGTGAGCGCTCAGCACGGCGTTCCAAGATAAGGGCACGCCCAGTGACAGCGCCTGCTGTCACCTCTAGTGTTCAACCCTCAGAGTTAACATATGATGACTCTACGGGGAAACTATACTACACG gTTGGGCCAAGTGGACAGGAAACTGCCATGAACACATATCTGCGAGATGACGAGGACCCTAATGATGGCTCCCCTTATGCACGATCTTATCCTGGGACATACCCTGTACCAGCCCCACCCACCACAGGAACTCCTCGTCACAGGTCTGCAACCACACCCAGGAGAAAACTCAAGTTACAACGA TACCACTACCTGGCAAGAACAGAGCCTGCGGTAGCTCATAGAGTCCAGCTACAGTCGATGGCCGAAGTGACCATGAAGTTCCTGGGTCCAAGTCTTGTTCTCACCAATAGCATGTTTCCTGAGGATCGACTGTCAGAGGTCATGGTTCTACAACAGCATTGTGGTGGCAGCACTCTATGTGTTTTCAGGGAGCTGCTCCCCCCAAGCA CGATTTTCACATTCATATCTCGTCGACACCGTGGCGCTCCATTTGGCTTAACCTTCTACATAGATGGAATGCAGGACATCCGTCTTAGCTCGTGTTGCGAGTACAAGCACAAGCCAGGGCACATATTAGGTGGGAGGAATGGCCACTTCCAATTTGTACAAGTAGAGGGTGCAGCACCGTGTTATAG ATGCCAAGTTGCATCTGGGGTACGTAATCAGAAACGTAAGACGAGTCGAGAATCAGAACAAGATGACAAGACTTTTAGCACTCAG AATGAAGAAGAGAACCCGGAAAACCAAGAGACATTTAATGTCATAATTACAAAGATCAATACTGAAGACGATGAGAAAGATG AATCACGGGGTGAGAAAGTTGACTCTTCCACACAAACGCCACGAGGGGACGAAGAAAGCAAAAACCAAGAGACGGATGGCGAAGACAAGGACGAAGCCTCAAAGGACGAGAAAGATGAAG ATCCAAAAGAAGATGTTGCGGCTGAAAAGTACGAGGATGACCAGTTCgacgaagatgatgatgatgacaagaaagatgatgatgatgacaagaaagatgatgacgatgacaagAAAGACGCGGAGAAGGAAGACAAGGACGAAAGCGGCAACGAGAGTGACTCGTCCAGCTCTAGTTCATCAAGCAGTAGCAgtagtagtgatgatgatgacagcgATCATGATAAAGACGcggatgatgacgatgagaaaaaagacaaagatGAATACAAAGATGATTTTGAGTCGGAAAAGGACGAGGAgaag GAGAAAGAGCCTGCGGAAGCAGAAGAAGTGATCGAAGATGCCACTGAACCAAAAGAGGTGGTTGGAGATACTGTAGACATAAAAGAGGAGGAAGATATCCCTGACGAGACTGAAGGGCCAGAAAAATCGGAAGAACCACCCGTTTCTGTACAAGAG GAAGCTGAAGAGCTGTCTGACGAAATGAAACCAAAGAGGACTGTATCGTTTGACGAAGATGTAAAAGTGATCGATAGTCCATCGGTTCCTGAGGTCGAAGAGGAAGAGAGTAACGCAAATGCTGAAGTCGAGTCCAAGGAAACCAATGCTGAG ATTCCAGAAGAAGACAATGAAACACCAGAGAAGGAAGATGAATCAGCAGTCACTGAGGAACAAGCAGAAGAATCCACCACGGAGGCTTCAGAGAACGAGATCGCTAAAGATGAGGCGGCAGTGGATGATCCTCAAGTGGTAGATGAGCCAGACAAGGAAGCGACAACAGATGAGGCACCAAGCGATAAGTCAGAAGAGAAGGAGGATCCATCTGAGACAAAGGAAGATGACGATAATAAGAAAGAAG GTGCTCAGGAAAGTCCAGAAATAACATCCCCGGTGGAGGATGAAGTTGATGGCACTGAAGAGAAAGGTGACTCAGAGCTTGAGGTTGTTTCTCCGGTCCCAAGTGATAGCAGCtccagcagcagcagcagtgAAGATGAGAAAG aCGATAAAGACGAGCCAGACCATGACCCTGGCAATGATCCCGATAACGTGTCAGACAAGCTGCCCGACCAGGCATTGAAAACAATCGGAGTAGAGCCTGGGAATAAACACGAGGGCTCCATTCAGCCAGCTATCGAAGGAAAGAAGGATATCGAGTTCACTGGCGTATCGTTTACTCCAGAACAG GTCGATGAATTAGCAGCTGCCATCACCACCAAAGAAGACGTCACCTCCATCACGTTACGAAACGCTACCATTGACGACGAGGCAATCGAGAAGCTTGCGGCTGCACTAAAGACCACTCAAAGCATCAAG ATGCTCAATCTGAATGTGAATAAAGTCGGTCCAGAAGGAGCTAAACACGTGGCAGAAGTCATCAAGAGTGCCAAGTCACTTCGGATGCTGCT ACTTCACGGAAATCCTTTGACAAATGAAGGAGTTTGCACCATCGTGGATGCAATTCTGGGATCACCGGAATCGTCCATCACGAACCTCGATTTAGGGGACTGTGGAATGACGGATGAGGGAGCAGGTTACATTGCCCGACTCCTGGAGAACAACTTGACTGTTAGCGATCTGACTATCAGCTGTAATTTGATTGGTCATGAGGGCTGTAAGAAAATTGGCAAAGCTCTGGAGCAGAGCACGGCCCTTAAGGCATTATCTCTTGACTTCTGTCAACTTGGAGATGACGACTCCGAAATAATCGCTGAAGCTTTGAAAAAGAGCACCTCTCTTCGATCACTCGATCTCGAAGGGAATAAAATTGGGGACAAAGGAGGAACCAGTTTCTTAGAGGCTCTCAAAGTAAATGAATCTCTAGTGGACCTAACGCTTATGCCGGTCAATGATATCTCTAGACATATCCATGAGGAGATCAAAGAATTATTACAAGGCAGAGCTAAGCAAAGACCTAGTACTAGTTCCAGAAAATCGGACACTCCACCATCGGAGACTGAAGTGAGGGAGGAAGAACAAGCTTCAGTTGATGCTCCTCCCGAGAGTGAGTCTTCCGTTAACGCTAATACTGATGCTAAGCAGAGGTATATGGATGATGTTGATGGGGCCGTTGATTCTGCAAAGAAGGAGGAGCCACCCAAGGATGAGGACCAACCTGGCGATGTCGAGCCCCCAATTAGTGATTCAAAGGATGCTGACGACAAGACTTCGGACGCCGCTGATGAGGCAACCGCGCCAAAAGTTGAAAGCTCACAGGATGATATCCATAATGTTAACGAaacaccacagggatcccacgGTGATGGGGTAGactcaccacaggaagccaCTACTGATGAGCCAGAGCCAAAACAGGGAGCGGAAATGGGTGGTGACGCTGAGGTAGACAACTCGAGTTGA